Genomic segment of Bicyclus anynana chromosome 18, ilBicAnyn1.1, whole genome shotgun sequence:
TTATTCAGTGATAAATATTAGTTCTTGATTGTGATTTCACGTGATGTTAAGTAACGATGAAGTCGGATGGTAGCAGGCTAGGAAGCAGCGGCGTGCACGaggattttaactagggtatgcactgtagGTACAAAATGGTTTTTAATGAGACCTCAGGATCGGCAGTgcttttttgtatctatgaagtgcacgccactgcttgaAAGAGATATGAATGTAATCATCTTGTCCATTTtagcatcatcactaaccatcaggtgagattgtagtcaagggctaacttataaaaaaatgaaaaaaagttaTATCAGTTTCTAAAATGACATAGATAAGTAAATGCTAGTTTGGAACCTTCTTTTAGGTTCCTAaccttcatttttttaaattgtaaagaataaaaaaaatatgtaagtacaaGTATTCCTTAGCCAGacctctgacagtttctacgcggcatcatacaggaatgctaaatcgctaaaCGTACGCCTTTTACCGGTATGTGgaaactaaccacggccgaagacaCCACAGATCTGAGCTAATTCTGAATATGACTGACTGACagtgatctatcaacacacagcccaaactactggacggatcaTTCTTAAATTTGGCATTCAGGTAGAcattatgacgtaggcatccgctaagaagggattttgatcaattccatccccaaggggataaaatagaggatgaaaatttgtatgCAATTATGCGACAACAAAATTTTGcggcaatttggctgaaatttggaatgaaaacatacatacagccgaacgtagaacctcctcctttttggaagtcggttaaaaatagcttttactctggattaacacatgggctacttttataccggaaaaatccatggtttcgcggaatttgtgaataacttaattccacgcggacaaagtcgcgggcgtctgctagttcaaaatattttagaaatgaAAAACGAAACTCAAACTTACCAAAATTTCAAATCCGACATCTCTAATTATGTCTAATAATACATCATAAGGCGGCTCAATACTGATTTCTGTCGGCATatcactgaaaataaataaatttaatttaagtggTTGCAACggtttattaatagtaaaaccacagattaatcaataataggcagatggagcgcacggaacaagACAGTGTCGCCGCCCCGccgaatacaaaattcaaaaacaaatacattctcgagtcagtacgacacggaagcgtcgcatcagtaattttcaatattattcaagaagaCTGGCGTCTTATGgctttaagtattttataaacttcacataaactaaagaaataagatggagtatttttttattggtaattatagattaaataaataaataaataaataaatatacttaaacaattattatattaatagacgtaattagtataataatcaataattaccaattagtatttcaaaatataacacTAGCTACGgtgttatattttgaaatactagttatgaaaaaagtttgtataaaggtttgttttttatgggtttcagcAGCTTCACCACGCTCTGTATGATATTTACTGTGGAAAAAACACAATATTGTaatctttaataatgtaatttttagaCAATTTTCTTGGTAtcgattatattatgtaaatccaATAAAAAATTCCAGAAATATCTTCAAGGTACAAAATGGGAACTATTATAGTTTTACTATAAGTACAGTTGATACAACGTACCTATAATGGTACAGCAGCGGTCCCAGATTGATCCAGTAGCCGCCCGGCCTCAGTATAGCGTATATCCTCTCTATAAACTCTATCACATTTGGTGCGCAGTCTATGAAGAAACACGTCGCCACGCAGTGCCATTCATCTGCCTCTGTGTATACCTACCAACAACAAATTATTTACATTCTATCATCActaacccatattccgctcactgttgagcacgagtctcctttcagaatgagacaagttaggccttagtctacaacggcccaatgcagattgccagacttcacacacagagaattatgaaaattttcagttattagGTTTTTACGGCccccgtgacgcagtggtatgcgcggtaaatttatatgacgtaggtcctgggttcgatacctaGGCTaggacgattgaggttttcttaattggtccacgtctggctggtgggaggcttcggccgtggctggttaccaccctcttcacacacatagagaattatgaaaattctcagaaaTGCAGGTTTCTTATACTTCTACATATTTCTACATATTTCTACTTCTTTATGTATGTCTATCTGCAAAACCTATATCGGGAACGTGTGGATGTTGAAACGAAATCTAAatccatcgcctgctgtgtgagTCTGagacttcttatgaggcccatagttagcgaccaagtctcgagtCAGAACCTTAGGTCATTACTGGCAACACACATTGTATGAAGAAGATTTCGTACattgtttattaaaagtaaCCACTTCACAATATCTAAAGGTACccattacaaataataaaagagcagtggaagagccgtgatagcccagtggatatgacctctgcctcagattctggaggatgtgggttcgaatccggtccggggcatgcacctcaacttttcagttgtgtgcattttcagaaattaaatatcacgtatctcaaacggtgaaggaaaaacatcgtaaggaaacctgcacaccagagaattttcttaattctctacgtgtgtgaagtctgccaatccgcattgggccagcgtggtggactattggcctcacccctctcattctgagaggagactcgagctcatcagtgagccggatatggattgataacgacccTTACAAATAGGAGAGTGTATTGTAACATACTGTATTTCACCTTGAGGAAGTCTCCGGCAGCGATGGAGCAGTGAGACTGTTGCGTCGCGGGCGGCACGTCGGGGAACGTCGCCGCTTGGATCTGGTGCTCGCTGGTCAGGTGGTTCACATATTGGTGCACCCACGGGTACACTGTGTGCTTGTTAGCCTGTAACAATGACACGAACATCTGAGCATTCCATGGAATAACTGTGAGAAGATAGGcgtacctcagaccaattattgtataggacctgcctcgctgggcgttacttttctgtcaaagtatatgattaacgatctaatgcgattatagaaactgtctctatagtattgatgttaaatagttgtaatcgtgttgttcgtcggttaaagagctccgtaaaatacctttttgtgtaattaaattgtgtaaaaaacgggcaaaaatttctagtttagtatcagatatataccaaatctaagctcgtttccttcagaaaatgacatacaattttttcgtaactatgagtgcgatacaggtccttctataattggtctgagaggcGTACACATGGGCCGTACtcaccctaggattctgagctaccaatatgaaattctattatgatactaataagacttttttttattctttacaagttagcccttgactacaatctcatctggtggtaagtgatgatgcagtccaagatggtagagggctaacttgtaaggaggaggatgaaaatccacacacctttcggtttctacacgacatcgtaccggaacgctaaatcgcttggcggtacgtctttgtcggtagcaaCTAGcaatggccgaagcctccctccagccagacttggaccaattaagaaaatctcaatcggcccagccggggatcgaacccaggacctctgttttgtaaatccaccgcgcataccgctgaACCACGGATAGCCGGCCGTCCGTAGACGTGATATTGGGGGCCAGACCCCCCCCCCCATTAaaaatcctagatacgccaatgcagTAGGTCTAAGATGAGTGCCATGACATTATGTCGTGAAAATAACgtgacatattgtcgaccaatagctgcGACAAATATTTCAATATGTCTCTTCCTTTCATCACATCTCAGTAAAAGAGCAAAATTTCCGGTTcggtcgctattggtcgactatGACTTTTTCTCTTTATTAGATATGTGGTGCGCAAGTTAGGCTTACAGAGCCAAGAACttgtgtaataaaattattcattctTAATTAGTCTATGGTTAAGTGGGCTATTATAACCCAGTAGATGTgatctctgcctttgattctgagggtgtaggtttgaatatggtttggggcatgcacctttacgTCTCAATAGgtgaaaagaaaaacatcgtgaggaaacctgcatacatcagagttttctaaattttctttaTGTCTGCAAATTTGCAtcgggccagagtggtggactgttagcttaacccctctcattgtgagaggagacttgtgcttggCAGTAAGCCTGATATAGGTTGGTGTATAAGAACAACCAACGTTTAATGTGAAAAGGCCCAAGAAAGAAGAATGGGTtgttgattttgatgatgattctatggctcagactaaatacataaggactactatcgcatccaaattcacgaacaaaattttctgccatattctaaggaaaacgagcttagatttcatacatattttatattaaactagcagtttttgttcgttttttacaccatttaactacacaaaaaggtatttttacgaaggtttttaaccgacggacacgattgtaaactgtgaaacatcgattctatagagacagtgtttataatcgcataagatcgttgatcatatactttgacagaaaaataatgtcttgcgaggcaggtctttatctaataaGTCTAAGTTCTATGGTCATGATTAACAGGCTGTGTCTCACCTCTGGACATTTGTTGAGGATGAAGTTGCTAGCGAACAGCATGAAGAGCGAGAACTCATTGCCCTGACAGCAGTATCCCTTCGCCGCCACCTCCCACACCAGGCGGCCGAGCCCCGCGCCCGGCACCAGCACTTTGATGTGGGAGCGGTCACTGTCGACATTCAGAGTagggatgacagttttttaaatctatactatctatactaatattataaagaggaaaactttgtttgtatgtttgtaatgaataggctcaaaaactactggaccgattttaaaaattcttccaccattcgaaagctacattatccacaagtaacatagactaaattgtatttaggaaaaaatagggttccgtaggatatttgggtttttggacacaaggtgtaaaaaatcaaccaacaaaattagggtaggggtaggttatgggtagggtaggtagggatagggtaggagtaggggcaggggtaggataagggtagttgaaagtttacatcgagtttcacgcggacgaagacgcgtgcgtccgctagttgtgtataaattaagagtatgctaacagtaaagcaattttgtaaaaggaacagagtatctgcgatcattactttcggagctacagggatttaaagggtcagatttgcggcgctgccgcggatcccgcCCGCCCCGTGCAAAATAgcacgaactagtgacgtcgtAGATAATGtgatgatcgttagatttgtatgtgcgtacaaacaaaattactaatatctttgttatttgtgcgtttatgtttatagttcacatattaaaaaatgtcacatttaatgtaaggaagctaaaactgtatgaattttcatcaaattacgataaaagatttttattagatttgatattttataatctcatttattttgcaaatataaagacaatctttgctttttatgtataaattacttaacattgaccttatttacccgaatgtatcataaaaatcaatatattcaaacctagtcatcatccccattactctCCAATGAACAAACTATTGTAGTGTTGTTAAGGCGATTGTAAAACCCCTCCAGTAGTCCCAACATATCTAGTGAAGACatcgaccaatagcgccgaaccggaaatatcgtTGGGACAAATGAGAATGGGATATTTTAGATTCGGCCGCAATTGGTCGATTTATCTTCACGAGCTATGTTGGGCATGTAGTCCCTTCATTCGTCAGACCAAGGACATGCACAGAGAGTAGCTCCCTACAGTAGCTCAGTATATGCTCAGCTCACCACAAACTAGTGATTGAGGCTTGCAACTACACCCCAGACCCTATCACTGATAGTAGAAAAAAACGTCCAAAAAATCCTTCACAATCGTGTTGACAAATACTAACAACTTTTACAGGCAACATAAACACAATCatcacagcgtcttcgccggcagAGAAGAGGTTTTCTTCTGACTTCTTACGTCACAACGCAACAAATGAGAGAGCTATATCTCCAGTacgctgctattggtcgatttgtcttCAATATAATGTCATGGGTCACATTTTAGGACTACAGAAGATAATTACCTAAACTCTTCAGCTGGATACCTATAGTCCAGCTCATCTAATATGGGTTTGTAGCATTGTTCCCTCTCCGCTGCGCCTGCGTCGCTCCAGTCTCTCACTATGTTCTTTAACACTGATTGTACCTGGAATCACACTAATCTTATAAAGTCGAGAGTTTGTGTGTCAAATAATAAAGTCCCTTATTTTTACTACATAATATTAGAGTACATTACATCCTAAGAAGATATATTTCCCAAGAAATTGAtgaatattcctattcccctccattCATTTTTTCCTCTTTCCCATCCTAGTTTtacccaccacctacaatatgggtatcttcaagccaagagtgaataagcatcttctaggcgaacgcgttccaccataggctgcctCATTgtttaccatcaggcgtgattgcaacTAAGCGCCagcttatacaaaaaaaaattgctattccacaccagaaagcgcagttttgCAGGAAATCCTTAAAAGGCCTTTGTCCATTGTGCTGATAATGCATAATAATGATGTTAGAAATATTCTACATGCAACTGATATATCAATCAAATCTACCTGACTAGCTGCCAGAACCCTACTATTTTACTGGCATAGtacccattcccgtgggaatttgGGGACAcaatatagcctgtgttactcACAGACACacttttaaaagaatttcgAATCAGTCCGGTAAGTAGTTTCAGagactattcaatgcaaacaatcaaatatttcccctttaatattcattaacaacccttatagctcggctcactgctgagcatgagttttctctcagaataagaggggttagggctTAGTCCTCCACagtggccaaatgcggattggcagacttcacacaaacatagagaatcaagaaaattcttggTTATGCAGGTCTcaggtttgagacacgtgatatttaatttcttaaaagttggaggtgcatgccccggagcaGATTCAAACATACGCCCTCTGAATCATAGACAATgataatatccactgggctaccacatcacacttggctatcacgtcatctttaatattagtagaaaaaaaaataccttttcaaCATCATGCTGCATTTTGTGCTGTGCCTGTGATGGTATCtcacaattattataatcacaaCCAAAACTCTCCGTCCCGTTTGTCTGTACATCAATACTGTGGTCTACATTTGTAAACATGGTGTCCAcatcttttattattagaagTACAATACTATTGTTGACGTCCAGGCATTTCTTGAACTTTGTGAGGTAGGCTCTGTATTTTTCTAGCCGTTTACAATGGCTCGATGGTAACATTGAGATTATGTTCTCTGATTTGAGTATCCTGTCTAAGCTGCATAACCTGTTTGAATAGAaagtaataaatgttttattatgttactagtggatccagtcaagcttcgctttgacttatgtgtgcttcttccctacccttccctacttccatcctacccctaccctaaaaaaactcCGTAAAAACCATTGTCATACTTGAaggaatattttacaaaaagaatTAGCTGTTCaaccgttctcgagatttgcacttagcaacacatttagcgatttatttttatattatagaagttACATGTACATTAAAATCCTCTGCTATGTCTGTTTGCtataaactaaaagaatttttatatgGTTTCTACCAATAGATAAGACTGATTTATGAGGAAGATTTGggtatataatttgtcaagattttgtgtaaattaatttaaatttggttATTTCTTCTACTTACAAATCAATTTTCATACACTCCCAGTAAGCATGATGCTGAAAATGAAACGTTAACAAAA
This window contains:
- the LOC112050028 gene encoding carnosine N-methyltransferase, which gives rise to MSNTVPTEEIDEVKERAHFKTVVNAFKYYKLCSLDRILKSENIISMLPSSHCKRLEKYRAYLTKFKKCLDVNNSIVLLIIKDVDTMFTNVDHSIDVQTNGTESFGCDYNNCEIPSQAQHKMQHDVEKVQSVLKNIVRDWSDAGAAEREQCYKPILDELDYRYPAEEFSDRSHIKVLVPGAGLGRLVWEVAAKGYCCQGNEFSLFMLFASNFILNKCPEANKHTVYPWVHQYVNHLTSEHQIQAATFPDVPPATQQSHCSIAAGDFLKVYTEADEWHCVATCFFIDCAPNVIEFIERIYAILRPGGYWINLGPLLYHYSDMPTEISIEPPYDVLLDIIRDVGFEILKEKTGVKTKYAQNPNSMMQHEYNSVFFVCRKPD